Proteins co-encoded in one Pseudomonadota bacterium genomic window:
- a CDS encoding CTP synthase: MNNHRTKYIFVTGGVVSSVGKGLTAATMGALMEARGLRVTNIKLDPYINVDPGTMSPYQHGEVFVTDDGAETDLDLGHYERFTSAQMSRANNFTTGRIYDAVIAKERRGEYLGATIQVIPHITDEIKARVVEVASGVDVAIVEIGGTVGDIESLPFLEAVRQLRIDLGPTNSLCIHVTLVPFIAAAVELKSKPTQHSVKELLGLGIQPEILICRVDRELPRDLKAKIAHFTNVPVQAVVAARDVGCIYDLPVMLHEEGLDQQIVDRLNIWSRQPDLSVWRRVAEGLKSPSKGAVSIALIGKYVHLRDAYKSLHEALDHGGLANDLRVEVHYVDSEDLEASKDAARVLRAYDGILVPGGFGDRGMEGKVRAIQYARENGVPFFGICLGMQMAVVEFARHVCDMPGATSAECALGGGPQLVHLMPDQRGIAQKGATMRLGAYPCQLVPGSLASKIYGTSQVSERHRHRFEINNDYRKRLQEAGMLLSGLSPDGDLVEMIELPGHPCFIGCQFHPEFKSKAHEPHPIFVQFIRAARGRAALRARREGPKAAGLTKSTSVH; this comes from the coding sequence GGCTGACGGCGGCTACGATGGGTGCCTTGATGGAGGCGCGCGGCCTACGGGTGACCAATATCAAGCTCGACCCGTACATCAATGTCGACCCCGGCACGATGTCTCCGTACCAGCACGGTGAAGTCTTCGTTACCGACGATGGCGCGGAGACGGACCTGGATCTCGGACACTACGAGCGTTTCACGAGCGCACAGATGAGTCGCGCCAACAACTTCACCACGGGTCGAATCTACGACGCCGTGATCGCCAAGGAGCGCAGGGGCGAGTACCTGGGGGCCACGATCCAGGTGATTCCGCACATCACGGACGAAATCAAGGCACGTGTGGTGGAGGTCGCTTCGGGGGTTGATGTGGCGATCGTCGAGATTGGAGGCACCGTTGGCGACATCGAGTCGCTGCCCTTCTTGGAGGCTGTGCGACAGCTCCGGATCGATCTCGGACCAACCAACTCCCTATGTATCCACGTAACGCTCGTGCCGTTCATAGCGGCAGCGGTCGAGCTCAAGAGCAAGCCGACGCAGCACTCGGTCAAGGAGCTGCTCGGTCTGGGCATTCAGCCGGAGATTCTGATTTGCCGCGTAGATCGCGAGTTGCCGCGTGACCTCAAGGCCAAGATCGCGCATTTCACCAACGTGCCGGTGCAGGCGGTGGTTGCCGCACGTGACGTCGGCTGTATCTACGATCTGCCGGTGATGCTGCACGAGGAGGGCCTCGACCAGCAGATCGTTGATCGCCTCAACATCTGGTCTCGGCAGCCCGACCTTAGCGTATGGCGCAGGGTGGCCGAGGGCTTGAAGAGCCCCAGCAAGGGAGCCGTATCGATCGCGCTGATAGGCAAGTACGTGCACCTGCGTGACGCGTACAAATCGCTGCACGAGGCGCTGGACCACGGCGGCCTGGCCAACGACCTGCGGGTGGAGGTGCACTACGTCGACAGCGAGGATCTGGAGGCAAGCAAGGACGCCGCGCGGGTCTTGCGTGCCTACGACGGGATTCTGGTGCCCGGCGGATTTGGCGATCGGGGCATGGAAGGCAAGGTTCGGGCGATCCAGTACGCGCGCGAGAACGGGGTTCCGTTTTTTGGGATCTGCCTGGGAATGCAGATGGCGGTGGTGGAGTTCGCTCGTCACGTCTGCGATATGCCGGGAGCCACGAGCGCGGAATGCGCGCTCGGGGGAGGTCCGCAGCTGGTCCACTTGATGCCCGATCAGCGTGGCATCGCACAAAAAGGGGCGACCATGCGGCTGGGCGCGTACCCATGCCAACTAGTCCCCGGATCACTTGCGTCCAAGATCTACGGCACGAGCCAGGTTAGCGAACGCCATCGGCACCGCTTCGAGATCAACAACGACTACCGCAAGCGGCTGCAGGAAGCGGGGATGCTGCTTTCCGGGCTCTCGCCGGACGGGGACCTGGTCGAGATGATCGAGCTGCCCGGCCACCCCTGCTTCATCGGCTGCCAGTTTCATCCGGAGTTCAAGTCCAAGGCCCACGAGCCGCACCCGATCTTCGTTCAATTCATCCGGGCCGCTCGTGGGCGCGCCGCGCTGCGTGCCCGCCGCGAGGGCCCCAAGGCGGCTGGGCTTACGAAGTCGACCAGCGTCCACTAG